The Ensifer canadensis genomic sequence GCCTTGTCCCAGATGAAATCAAGGCGATGGCTGTCTTCGACATGCCATTGCGCTTCGCGGAAGCCTGGAGCGACGAAGGCGCGAGCACCGCTTCGCGCCAAGGTCGGCAGCCAGCTTTCATGCGGCCCGGCAATGTCCAGCAGCGTGGTGACGCCGCTACGCATGAGGTCGCCGAGCATCACGGTCAACGACGCCTCGATCGCGCCATCGTCGATTTCCAGCAGGTTGGAATACTCGTAGAGGGCGTTGCCCCAAAGTGCTGCCGTACCCGCGTCTTCGAAGATGCCCTTGGAGATCGGTTCCTCGCCGGAGTGGCAATGCACATTGACGAAACCCGGCATCACCATCCGGTCGGCACCGGAGGTTTCGCTGGCAAAGGCGCCGTCATAATGTCCGCCGACATGGACGAAACCGGTATCGTCATAGGCGACGTCGACGTCGTTGAGATAGACATGGCTTTTCGTCTCGGTGTCGAAGCCGACAACCGTATGCGCCCTGCGGATGAGGTGAATATTGCTAGTCATGCGTGGTCCTGAAATATTGCTCGAGGAAACGGCTATAAGCGCCCATTAATGCGCTGAAAAAGAAGTAAACGACCGCCGCAAAAACGTAGCCTTCGAGCACGGCGATGCCCTGCCATTGCGGATCGCGCATGGCGGTGCGCACGGTATCGAGAAAATCGAGCAGGCCGACAATCGTCACCAGGGTCGTATCCTGGAAAAAGCCGATGAACAGCCCGACGAGCGGCGGGATAACCTTCTTCAGGGCTTGCGGCAGCACGATCTTTCGCATGATCTGCCAATAGTGCAGCCCGAGCGAATGGCCCGCCTCGATCTGCCCCTTGGGAACGGCCTGCAATCCGCCGCGGACGATTTCGGCGATGTAGGCGGCGGCGAAGAGAATGATCGCCACCTGGGCCCGCAGCAGTTTGTCGATGGTAATACCATCAGGCATGAACAGTGGCAGCATGACGGTCGCCATGAACAGGATGCTGATCAGCGGCACGCCGCGAACGATTTCGATGAAGCCGACGCCGAGAATGCGGATCGCCGGCAGGCTCGAAGCACGCGCAAGCGCAAGTGCAATGCCGAGCGGCAAGGCGCAGGCGAGCCCGACGAAGGAAAGCATGAACGACAGCGGCAGGCCGCCCCACTGGGTGGTCGGCACGACGGTCAACCCGAACAGGCCACCGGCCATCAGCGCGTAAAGCGTCGGCAGGATCACCACGATCCATGTGACCGCAAGCGCCCGGCCCCAAGTGCGCGGCACCATCGACACGCCGCAAGCGCCGAGAAACAGCAGCATCGCCGTGAGCGGTCGCCACTGCTCGTCGAAGGGATAGAAGCCGAAGAAGATATAGCGCAGCTTGGTCGACAGGAACGGCCAGCAGGCGCCGCTTGAAACCTTGCACTCCGCCGGCGTGCCGGAAAAGATCGCGTCGAGGAACAGCCAGCCGATCGCGAGCTTGGCAAGGCCGAAGATCGTGCCGAGGCAAAGTATGGTGATCAGTGCGTTGCCCGGCGTTCCGAAATAGGCGGAAAGCCAGGTACGGTTGCTCACCCTCGGGCGGGCGGCGGGCGCCATCAGGATAGGGTCGGCAAGGAAGCCTTCGAACTGGGCCATGGCTCAGCGCTCCCTCAGCGCAACGCGCGCGTTGTACCAGTTCATCACCAGCGAGATCAGGATGGACAGGCCGAGATAGACGGCCATGAAGATGGCAATGGCTTCGATGGCCTGGCCGGTCTGGTTCATGATGGTGTTGGAAACCATCACCAGATCCGGATAGCCGATGGCAATCGCGAGCGAGCTGTTCTTGAAGACCGTGAGATAGGTGTTGGTCAACGGCGGCACGATAATACGCAGCGCCTGCGGCAGGATGACGAGTTTCAGCGTGCGCGAGCGCGGCAGGCCGAGGGCCGTCGCGGCCTCCCATTGTCCCTTGCTGACGGCTTGAATGCCGGCGCGCACGATCTCGGCGACATTTGCCGAAGCGCTCAACGTCAGGCCGATCAGCAGTGCCACGAATTCCGGGCGCACGTGATAGCCGCCGGTCAGGCGGAACCGGCCGAGTTCGGGGACATCCATCGAGACCGAGATGTCGGCGAACAGCAGTGTTGCCGCCAGCGGCAGCAGGAAGGCAAGCGCCGCTATGGTGGCAACGGGCATCTCCTTGCCCGTGGCAATCCGACGACGCGCAAGGACGCGCTCGATCGCAACAGCGGCAGCGGCGCCGACGAACAGGGCGATGAGGAGCGATTCAAAGCCGCTCGCCCATCGCATGGCCGGCATGACCAGACCGCTATTTGACAGGAACACGCCCGGCAGCATCTCGATCGCCTGCTTTACCGGCGGGAAAACGGAGATGATCAGCGAATACCAGAGCAGCAGATAGAGGAGCAGCGGCACATTGCGCAGCGCTTCGACATAGGCAAGCATCAGGCGCGACAGGACCGGATTGTGCGACAGCCTGCCGATGCCGACGAGCACACCGAGGATCGTACCGAAGAAGACGGCGAGTGCCGAAACCTTCACGGTATTGGCGATGCCGACAAGGATGGCACGGCCGAATGTGTCGGTCGGCTCGTAGGCGATCGCAGTCTCGGTGATGACGAAACCTGCCTGACGCGCCAGGAAGCCGAAGCCGGTGGCAATATCCTGCTTGGCAAGGTTGGCGCTCGCGGTGCTGAACATCGCCCAGGCGACGAAGACAACAGCGCCGATCGCGATCGTTTGATAGAGGAAGGCGCGGATGCGCGCGTCATAAAACAGGGACATGGCGACACGTCTGCCGGGCAAAGGGAACGTCCAAGACGAAAAAGGCCCGCGCCAGGGCGCGGGCCGACGAATATCAACGGAACGGCGGTGCGTAGAGCAGACCGCCCTCGCTCCAACGGGTGTTCGGCCCACGGGTCAGGCCAAGCGCGGTCTTGGTGCCGAGGTTGCGCTCGAACACTTCGCCGTAATTGCCGACGCCCTTGACGATGTTGTAGCCCCACTTGTTGTCG encodes the following:
- a CDS encoding amino acid ABC transporter permease; the encoded protein is MAQFEGFLADPILMAPAARPRVSNRTWLSAYFGTPGNALITILCLGTIFGLAKLAIGWLFLDAIFSGTPAECKVSSGACWPFLSTKLRYIFFGFYPFDEQWRPLTAMLLFLGACGVSMVPRTWGRALAVTWIVVILPTLYALMAGGLFGLTVVPTTQWGGLPLSFMLSFVGLACALPLGIALALARASSLPAIRILGVGFIEIVRGVPLISILFMATVMLPLFMPDGITIDKLLRAQVAIILFAAAYIAEIVRGGLQAVPKGQIEAGHSLGLHYWQIMRKIVLPQALKKVIPPLVGLFIGFFQDTTLVTIVGLLDFLDTVRTAMRDPQWQGIAVLEGYVFAAVVYFFFSALMGAYSRFLEQYFRTTHD
- a CDS encoding amino acid ABC transporter permease, which codes for MSLFYDARIRAFLYQTIAIGAVVFVAWAMFSTASANLAKQDIATGFGFLARQAGFVITETAIAYEPTDTFGRAILVGIANTVKVSALAVFFGTILGVLVGIGRLSHNPVLSRLMLAYVEALRNVPLLLYLLLWYSLIISVFPPVKQAIEMLPGVFLSNSGLVMPAMRWASGFESLLIALFVGAAAAVAIERVLARRRIATGKEMPVATIAALAFLLPLAATLLFADISVSMDVPELGRFRLTGGYHVRPEFVALLIGLTLSASANVAEIVRAGIQAVSKGQWEAATALGLPRSRTLKLVILPQALRIIVPPLTNTYLTVFKNSSLAIAIGYPDLVMVSNTIMNQTGQAIEAIAIFMAVYLGLSILISLVMNWYNARVALRER